In Glycine max cultivar Williams 82 chromosome 15, Glycine_max_v4.0, whole genome shotgun sequence, the DNA window GACAACACTCATTATGAAAACAGGAAGGAATCCAGTTGATTATAGTATGCCTCCAAAACTGTTTGATATATTTCAGTATTTCACTTGTAACTGAAAACTCAAGATTTTCAGGTGAATTTAGTTGATTGGCTCAAGATGGTCAGTAACAGAAATCCTGATTGGGATCCGAAGTCCCCGTGAAACCAACTTAAAAGGCACTAAAATGAGCTTGTCTTATAGCCTTAGTCCTCGTAGACCCTAATGCACACAAGCCACTTAAAATGAGGCATGTGATACACATGTAACTTGCGCGGGTTCATACAATTCAACCAATGATGCAGTGACACATTATCTCGACCGAGTCGATAATTAGtcctatttttaaaactatggaaacatataataataatttgtgttgAAGTAGGGAACTGATATAACTTATTGTGCAAGTTTAACATATTTGTAGGCATTGAATGTAATATGTACActgaaaaactaaaatacaaACTGCTTCTCCTTAGAGTGCAAAGGAGAAAGACATCAAGTTATGGAGTAAGATAATACAACTTATTGTGCAGGTTTAGCATAAAATgggatcatttttattttcattttatcataaaatatctCTCAATTCActctgttttcattttattttatatatgcattAACTTTAATTTCACTTTAACAGTCATAcaagatattttatatatataatgcatgTAGTGGCTATGCAAGttctataataatttattggaGGCGGTTATATCAGTCAAAAGAGAGATAATAATCGTAATGCTTCTCACAACCATGTTAAGTCTGATTTGATGGTAGCTATTACTCTTGAAGTATAAATTTGATTCACCATTGGTGAATTTTTGCATTTAATAACAtagtgatattttaaaaataatttgaaattcaaatcttTAGCTTAAATTAATCTATTATTTACTTTCATGCTAAATTCCTAGCCAGTGTACTCTTTTAAACTCAAGACTAGTTTTTCCAGCATTTGAACACAATATCATCTTAATTACTCAAACAACCTATGAATGGCAATAGAGATAGTGTGGGTTTGGAATTCAGAATTCGTGTCAAGGCATAGAATCTAGGTAGTAGTACTCGTGTCTGCGTCGGTTGTACAATAAAAGGGTTGGAAAAGTAAACATGGAGACACTGATAAAAAGATATTCTGTGTCAGGACTAAAACATAATCCAGAGACATATCCAAAAAAATTGATCTCCTGCTCTCTCTTGAAGTCAGCCCCTACATCATACACATGCACAAAATCTTGCTTTTCACTCATTGCCATAAAGCGTCCATCAGATGTGAAACTTATTGAAGAAATAGTGCTGACGTTGCCCCCAAGAGCAAAAACAGATTTTGACAAATTTCGAGCATCCCAAATGCGACATGTTCTATCTCTGTTTCCAGTAGCAAATCTGTGTCCATCAGGATGCCATGCAGACGAACATGAGTAACCAAAATGTCCACCAAAATATTGGATGATCTACACGTACAGACAAACAAGATTTAAATTAGAGTTTACTACTTattcttcaaatatttattatctcaaactcatttttaaatggaaaattgaagataaacaAATAGCCTTCGACTCAAGGATAAAACAACTAAAGTCTCAATTTTCATCCTACCAATATCAGTCTTTTGtttaaagtaaaaacaaaaagtctctctcaatttttgttttaggtGCTACCTTCTGTTGGACCGGCTATGCACATAGCCGCCAGTGAATGCTATGATTAAGACTATGGCAAAATATCATTTAACAGAACATGTATTATCTCACATTACAAGATGCAATACAAACAGGAATTTATAAGACAGATAAACATAAAATACCAATCCTGTTTGAGAATCCACTAGTGTCCCTTCCGGCTTGTCTCCAACAACTACGAGTTGTCGTCCATCTGGGCTTGATGAAGCATGCTGCAGCCacgaattcaaattatcatagtGCTTGTTAAAATACTAAAAGTAAACATTATACTTACCCTCACGGGCCATGGAAATTCAAAATGTGAAAACTGAAATGTCTCTACATCAAAGATTCTGACACTACCCTCTTCATATGAAACCATGAAATGAATAACTTCACTGccaaatttattaattgttagtAAGCAGTCACACAAGGTTCGTGACTCACTtttgcaacaacttaaaaaaaataaaggaaagaatAAACAGAGACCTGGTGAGAGTGGGACACTTATAAATCTCAATAGCATTTATCATTCTTGGATCATCTGATCTGAAACAAAAACTGATCCCGGGACGATCCAAGTGCTgcaagacacacacacacatatatacgtGTTTTTGTTCAGTAACAAGAAAATTTTGCACCatatgatgatttggaaaataaaaaataaattaataaaactatggCTGTCTTCACTTGTTTCCATTTATTTAATCAAGTTGAAAGTGTAtactaaaacataaatttagtgTTTAAAAGCAGAGATGAAATTTACCTTGCAAATCAGTTGTCCTTCATTGCCTCCAACAATCAACAACTTATGGCCTACAGCCATTGCATCAATCCGCCGTGTCTCAGTCAATCCTTCCATGAAGGCTCCAGGATGTTCCTATTAGCAATAcacattattatcttttttgttaatttttttcaggTAATGCTTTCAACAACGAAACACTGcaaaaattgttatatatattaccTCAGACGGAGCAACGTGCCCTTCCAAATCCAAGATTTCAGTGTTCGTGGATGTTAATGCATTCCAGTGACAAATTTGGGTACCTGCAGAGAGATATAAATCATGCTTTGACGTGGACCAAAGCCTACCAGCATAATCCTGCCAATGACAAAAATAGTGTTACAAATAACATTTACATTCGCAcataattaaaagtaaagaaTTACCGCGAGTGCCCAATCTTGTATTGTTGGCATTAAAC includes these proteins:
- the LOC100791713 gene encoding uncharacterized WD repeat-containing protein C2A9.03 isoform X1, which produces MLKAASGENLSKDHEPEMDNDYETISFLIEDSENTTAKETRSGKDIQGITWETETSNYRSRETFRQHRSESLLNGPEEHLSIKQAKQECQSTVKGGEFYNFYQYNNCLMPTIQDWALADYAGRLWSTSKHDLYLSAGTQICHWNALTSTNTEILDLEGHVAPSEEHPGAFMEGLTETRRIDAMAVGHKLLIVGGNEGQLICKHLDRPGISFCFRSDDPRMINAIEIYKCPTLTSEVIHFMVSYEEGSVRIFDVETFQFSHFEFPWPVRHASSSPDGRQLVVVGDKPEGTLVDSQTGLIIQYFGGHFGYSCSSAWHPDGHRFATGNRDRTCRIWDARNLSKSVFALGGNVSTISSISFTSDGRFMAMSEKQDFVHVYDVGADFKREQEINFFGYVSGLCFSPDTEYLFISVSMFTFPTLLLYNRRRHEYYYLDSMP
- the LOC100791713 gene encoding uncharacterized WD repeat-containing protein C2A9.03 isoform X3, giving the protein MDNDYETISFLIEDSENTTAKETRSGKDIQGITWETETSNYRSRETFRQHRSESLLNGPEEHLSIKQAKQECQSTVKGGEFYNFYQYNNCLMPTIQDWALADYAGRLWSTSKHDLYLSAGTQICHWNALTSTNTEILDLEGHVAPSEEHPGAFMEGLTETRRIDAMAVGHKLLIVGGNEGQLICKHLDRPGISFCFRSDDPRMINAIEIYKCPTLTSEVIHFMVSYEEGSVRIFDVETFQFSHFEFPWPVRHASSSPDGRQLVVVGDKPEGTLVDSQTGLIIQYFGGHFGYSCSSAWHPDGHRFATGNRDRTCRIWDARNLSKSVFALGGNVSTISSISFTSDGRFMAMSEKQDFVHVYDVGADFKREQEINFFGYVSGLCFSPDTEYLFISVSMFTFPTLLLYNRRRHEYYYLDSMP
- the LOC100791713 gene encoding uncharacterized WD repeat-containing protein C2A9.03 isoform X2, with product MLKASGENLSKDHEPEMDNDYETISFLIEDSENTTAKETRSGKDIQGITWETETSNYRSRETFRQHRSESLLNGPEEHLSIKQAKQECQSTVKGGEFYNFYQYNNCLMPTIQDWALADYAGRLWSTSKHDLYLSAGTQICHWNALTSTNTEILDLEGHVAPSEEHPGAFMEGLTETRRIDAMAVGHKLLIVGGNEGQLICKHLDRPGISFCFRSDDPRMINAIEIYKCPTLTSEVIHFMVSYEEGSVRIFDVETFQFSHFEFPWPVRHASSSPDGRQLVVVGDKPEGTLVDSQTGLIIQYFGGHFGYSCSSAWHPDGHRFATGNRDRTCRIWDARNLSKSVFALGGNVSTISSISFTSDGRFMAMSEKQDFVHVYDVGADFKREQEINFFGYVSGLCFSPDTEYLFISVSMFTFPTLLLYNRRRHEYYYLDSMP